Within Cucumis melo cultivar AY chromosome 4, USDA_Cmelo_AY_1.0, whole genome shotgun sequence, the genomic segment TCTTTGCCAAAAACGTACGACGATTCGTCACAGTGGAGAAACGGCTTATTAAGGAGCCTCTTCGTCGTTGGATGACTTTGTTCAATTGCAATAATAAATGGTTAgtctttttcttaaatatacTACAGTAATTGTTGAAATGACTAATAACGCACCTTGACCCAATCGTCAAACACTTTTTTCTCTACGACGATGCACTTTTgttcatcgttccacccaaacCCACAGTAGGTCGGGCCACGCATCTCCACAAGCACATGAAACATTCTCTTCAACAATTTTATTCGGCTATCGATCGTCGAAGCATAGACGTTACAACCTAGGATCTTAAAGGCCATCATTCTCGCTAGCTGATATAGGTACCTGGTGCGAAAGGTCTCGTTGTCGGACCTCTAGCCACTAGCATTTACTAACTCGATAAAGTCTGCCTCTTCCTCTTTTGTCCACTGTGCTTAGGTAGTCTCAATGTAGTTTCCATGCTATAAATCAAATACAAACATATTAGTGTCATTAATTTTCCTACGATTACAATACAAATACATAGTACATTAAACTCCTACTCAAAAATAGTTTGCCATTCATTTACTTGCGTAATCAACACATTCGAAAGAAATATATTCCAAAAACTATGACAAAAATAAGACCCAGCGCAATCACTATttaagtatgaaaatgaacGCTGAACATTCAGTTGTTCTACTGGTTACGCAACTCCCAGTCACTAAACATTTCTTCTGAAAGCTCATCCCTCCACTGACTCCACTCATTGAAGTTCTCTGTGTAATGTATGTCATCGTCGGCAGTAGTCACGTGGGTGAAATCAACCTCATATATGTCATCTGTTATATCAAAGTTTGTCATCTCCCTATTGATAAGGTTGTGGAGCAGATAACATGCAAGTATTGTGCGACATTGAGCTTCTACAGGGTAGTATGACTTTTCCCGCAATATCGCCTACCGACCCTTCAAGATATTGAATACTCTTTCGATTACATTATGCGCAGACGAATGCTTCATATTGAAAAACTCTTTGGATGTTAAAGGTGCATTTTTAGCACCAGACCATTGCTGCAAGTGGTAGCGTTGCCCTCTGTAGGATGCCAAAAAACCCTCTACATTTGGGTACTTGACATCAACCAGGTGGTAATAGTTGTGATCACATTGCACGATTAAAATGTCGCAGCTGTTAATTGTTAAATTGCATCGATACGTACAGTTTCGTTGGTAGTTACCCTTGGGCACCTACAAGTCATTAGGTCTTGAAATGGCATCACGAAAGATGCGTGAGTTTGCagctgatccttcccaaccggcaagTATGTAAATGAAAtctcctttcgtgtcacacacgCCAAGGACATTTGTGGCGACCTCCCCTTTCGTGTTCTATACCTAGCTCGGTCACTTGTTGGAACGTTGACTTTTATGTACGTTCCATCTAATGCACATAGGCAATTCTACAACGCATAACTAATGATTACCGACAAGATTTAATGTCAGATGGTTGAAAGTACATAGTTCTAGAGAAGTGTGTACCTCAAACCACCTCCATCTTTGATATGTGCAATCGTTAGGCACTGGTTGTGATTTTTTCAAAAGCTCGTCATGAAGTCGAATAACGACAAAAAAAACCATGTTGAAATGACGGGAAAGTGTCTCTCCCGACCGCATGAACTTTCGTTGAAGAACACGGTTTTTCACATCGTGTGTAAGAATGTGgaagaacattgctaccatctccTCAACATCGATGACTTCCGTCAACGTTAGTCCAGCAATGATCCTTAGTAGGTGGCACAAAATGGCGAAATGTCTTCGGTCCATTCTTGTACTCTGGCGACACATTAGGTTTGAGGCATGAATCATGGGAAAGTAAGGCTAACTGTCTAACCTTATGCCTAGTGTCATGGGGGATGTGCATTATCCTCTTCGTGTTGTTATTTAATAGCTCCAACATTAGTACAAACTAACGTTGGGATGTTATAAATGCATTTAGAAGAGATGCAAACTCGTGTTCATCTATTATAAATTCTAGATTGATACCCTTTTAGAAAAGAATCCTAAGAACGCGTTACATTGGAATGTTGTTAGCATAATGACATCTTGAAGTTAAGTTTACAAATGTTGGATATATGttcaaatttataatttgtttgtaaattaactagtggagtttgtaaaatatatttataattataatttgtttttaaagtAAGGAggggagtttgtaaaatatgtttataaatataatttgtttttaaattaacCAGGGGACTttgtaaaatatgtttataaaaAACATTTGTTTGTAAATTAAGTAGCAgagtttgtaaaatatgtttataaatataattcttTTCTAAATTAACTAAGGGAGTTAAAACTTGTTTAACCCACCACACATTAGATAAAATAAAGTtcattgaaaaaatatatttcaaatttattatcaTTTAACATGAATTAAATACAGATAAATTATTTGtcaaaaaaaatcttttaacgTAAAATTACCACCCATTGAAAATGCCAAAAGACGAAATAAATagtaatataaatataatatttatttatttacttatttaataatagaaaaattgcatgagatgataaaaaaatttagaaaaaaacagCCCATAacaccttttttttttgcatattgtgAATATGTAAAATATGATGTCTATCAGAGGGTTATTGTAGGGTATCAAAGGGTTATCGAAGGGTTATCAGAGCGTTATCcccttttaaatttgctacttttgcaatttagaaaatatagtgaTATGGGttctatttttataaattttttgttatttttgcaaaagccccttaataaaatataaaagagcaaaaaaaaaaaaaaaaaaaacctattttgatattcttcctttccttttttttctctattccattttttctatattttccCCCCCTAATTTCATCTCTATGTTGTGAACTTTTCTTAAAAAGGATATGTACATGTTATACGTTGACTTGTGATCTgtaaatttttctttaaaaaatatattgttGTGTCTTAAAAAATATGGTGTAATTGGAGGCTTTGTTAGAATACTTATGGATtgatctttgattttttttgtatgaatttttgaattttatggATGGATTTCTAAATGTATATTCTAataattgaatttttatttttatcgaCAATGAGAAGTTGACCATTTTGGattgttttaaataagaaaatgaaTGACATTCTATTGAAAATAAAACAACATTGGAAATGTATATACATTTCAAGTAAATGTGGATTGGAAAATGAGATTAAGCTTAAAAAACGGGAAATATTTCCCAACGGGAAACCCGATCCCCATGGAATCCCCGCCCCGTTTCCCACGGGAAAATTGATGGGGATGGGGAATGGGATAAGGGGACAGGGGTGGCATCCCTGGCCCTGCCCTGCCCCGTGGACATCTCTAaacgcgatcgtttaacatggtcaagacaatcgtttagatttgaagccatttttccatcatttaaaaaaaaactacacaatcgtgtggaatatgatctaaatgatcacttACCATAATCAAGACGACTATTTAGCATGACcaaaacgatcatttagatttgaagccatTTTTCCATCGCTAAAAAGAACCACACAATCGCATGACCTAAATGATCGTAGATCATTTGTTTAGACTAtagtacatgatcatttagaagaaaatTACGTACTCACACATGTGTGGCTAATTACTCGAGTGTTGACTtggatattttttgtatttcctattGTGAGCCTATgaactttttctgttttcgaaattattaTATAGGATGCGAACATTTTACTTGTTTTGTTAtactaaatttttataaaactcaaatatgaaagggacattttcaaaaatagcaaaatattaaaactagTTACAAAAGATACAAAATTTACCAAAACTCTTTATatcctatttaaaattttttgctatattttgtaaaaagtttcaatatttttctatttataacaattttccaatattaaatttcaaaatccGAAATATTTGTTACAAACTCCAAACAAACATCATAACAATATATATGAATTATAAAATGTGTATCAGCTATTACATAGTTTAAAAGGTGTAACATGAACCTAACCCAATCGTATAATAATTTGGGTTGAATAGTTTGACTTGTCCAGGTTATCGGGATCATTtgaatttttctaatttttactATCCTCAAATTTCACAAGAAGTCATCCTTATTGATCTCTCTCAAAAAATTTTGGTTTGCATTATTTTCATCTTATTCTAAAAGAAAGCTCTTATGGGATAAAGGATGTGTGAGCTAAAATTTATATATCAactctttttaacttttttttttgtaattatttgatCTACCTTTCAGATCATATTTGCTCTTAAAAAATGCAAGGTACCAATTCGACCCAAATCCATCGAAAGATTCTAAGgatatttttattcaaaattcCAAGAGACGCTTAAGATTGTGAGGAGTCATATTTGATTGAATCACTACAAAATTTACGGTTTTTTCTTTCTCCAactttttactatttaattTTACAGTTGCATGCTCTAGATTACTTTTGTTGATTGAATTTATTAATCCACATATTTTCTGTGCATCTTATTATTTAAAATCGTAcaactattattatttatttattttaaaaagcgtctaattaatttgtttatgtGCCTTTAAGATTTGTATACCAATCCAACAATTAGCTATAGCTAGGTTATGTTTACTAATCCATAATCAAAATTGGTATAAGTGTAATGAGTGTTGTTGATGTATCAATTGTAATCAATCTCCATCACAAATATAATTAGATTGTTAAAATCACGCTTACTTAGTCATTTTGATAATGGAATTTATGATTACACGATCGGGGATGTGTACTTTCCACTTGTAATAGAATGAATAATATAAATTACTAAACTACTTAATTTCAGGGTTTACAAATTTATGGCCAACAACGGTAGAACCTCAAATTCACAAGCATTACATTATCTATTGTCTTCTTACTGTTACTATAGGCTTTAGAGTTCATTAGTAATGTTATAGTTGTAATAGTAACGATATCCGTGACAGTAAAGACATATTTGTGACAGtaattataatcatattttagagcaaaaattgaaaaataattcaaaaatatttgaaaaaagcCAATGGTCCCTAAGTAATCTTCAAAAGCAATTGGATTAATAATCACTATTCGCTTTGCAATCAAATTACCTTTGTTGATTACAAATTTGACAATGCGTTTCATCATGGTTATATATAACATAGGTACACAACTACAAATATAATCAAATCATCCTACTTTTTAGAttacaattttaattaaaattatgttATTGTGCCAACCCTCAAGCCAAACATATATACTTTATATGAACATGACATCATTAACAATACCTTTAACACTGAGATATTCTAATTTTCATTCCAATTAGTATAACAAAAATGGAAGTGTGATGATCTAAACACGAACCTCAAGAAAAGGAGTACAAGTCAATTACTCCTGGAATCTAGTATTTTATCTCCTTTAGTTGAATTATACTATTATAGTACTAAAATAAATCCATTTTTGaataaataatgtaaataataatgatatagtccaacaaatttatttcttcataaaatGAGGACGGATGGAAGACAAAGTCATGAGCATAAATTTTTTCTAATATCCAAAACGTCAAGTTTTGAGTGAAAATATGgttaaactaaaattaaaaagaaaaaaaaaacaataaaattgttGGTTGAATTGACAATTTCATTTTCCTAATaaataatacaattatttaaCTAAAATGAATCTTCAATAAACAAATTTGTACCaactttgttttcttcttcttcttttcacaCGTACTACTTTATAGAATATAATATATCATAGATTAGCGATAATTATCTGTATTTATAATATGGTTAAACCGTCTACGTACCATAATTTTCATAATAATGACAAGAAATACCcaatttttccaaaataaaaaaataacccTAAGAAAGATCAATCTCAATCAAGaaaatctaatatatatatatatatatatatataaacaaaagaggaataattatatgattgaaaaaaaaaagtatatttatGAGATTGGAATAATGAgtatgaaaatattaaaaataaatgatatCGATGTTGGGAGTACGTGGCCATGTGCTTAGATACGCCTATTATAagcaataaatttaatttttatttttattttgtctttttttgaAGTCAATTCTCAATGTTATGTAATGGGTTGtccaattaattaataaattaattatgttattaaatatatatatatatatatatatatatatatatatatatatatatatatcttttttcttaCACGATTAATTGTCTTGAGTTTAATGACAGCTCCTACTGATCCCCTAATTATCCTTTACATATTTAAAGTTCATTCCATAAAATTTGATTgcttattgttgttgttattattatttaatctctctttttattttgacAAAATTTGTTGGCCggctaaaataattttttaaattataaattagaTGAGCTTTGCCAAATGCCAATTGCTTGGCTTATATATactctttattttgtttatgcCATTTGGTAATATCTgactttttatttttggtttttaaacttaaatatctatatacattttcttttcaatttcaaaaataaaaactgtttttttaatcttaattttgTATTACGAGGATATCAATACAATAGATTTTGATTTGAAGTGCCATTTATataggtttaatttttaaaaattaaaaataaaaatttaaataatgatCAAATTAGACTATTGTTTAAAACTAAGTGAGGGagaaaaatcaaactttaaaatttgatattaataatacaaataaattATCCTCAAGGTTGACATACATTTAGTCATTTTGAAGTgtcaaataatatttttttgtccAAATTATTAAGGTATCAATATCCATATGAATGTTGAAATAATAGGAATAGGTAGGTTAGTGTAAACTAAAatgtaattaaattattaaGATATTTATATACTTTGTTTTATtgtatattataaaaaaagaaaagaaaagaaaagaaaagaatagaatAGAGGAGAAATTGGAATATAGTAAGAGAATGCAGTGTCCATCCGGACCTTTGGAAAGAAATTtgttttattcatattattctTGTTCTTGTTTAAAATGAGATCACTACTCATTTTTATTTGAAGTTATCTTCACACTAACCCCACACTGAAAAATTGATATGTCTGTCCTcatttgtctattttttttaaaaaggaataTTAATataaccaaaaaaagaaaaattaatataaccatttatttaaaataattcatatCTTTTCCTTTAGTTTAACGGCGATCGaatattatcaaataaaatttttaaactttaaagtTAGAAACTCAATTCTTTCCTATCATATCTTtcatttacaatatatatatatattcatgtTTCTTGAATTTTTCAGATATAACAGATGGCTCACTCGTAATTTTAATATCAAATCCatttaaatacaaaaatattgaTGAAATATTGAGAAGTTATTTAGTACTATCAGCAAAAATGTACACTTTATTCTTTGAGAAGGGAATAAAAGAATATATAGAGGAGCACTAAAATTTTCGATTATAagttttaaaaaagatataaaatttTTGCAGTGTGATTGATGAAAATGACGAATAAAAATGGTATATCTTAAAATAAACCAAAGTACTGTATCTATTATtagtgagagaaaaaaaatacaaggaagcaaaaaaaaaaaaaaaaaaaaaaaaaaaagaataaataaataataatagcaCCGTCATACAGCCGTCAAACAACTAGCAAAGCAGGGGTCTGGGAAGAAGGACTCCAAGTTTAGCGGCGATTTAACGCCGTTAATTGACGTCCCATGACCTAGCTCTTCCATATCATAAATCCGCGTAAAGCGGGTCCCTGTTCATTGTTTGTCCCTGCACACCAACCATACCCTTTCAATCCTTAAAATAACtacattattttatataaattactaatcccatatcttttttttttttttaaaaaaatatatttatttattttaagatCTACTTAGGTTAATTGGTATAAAAATTTATAGTATACTTCCATGTTTATTGACTAAATAAATTAGATTTTAGAAGTCTAATTACCAATACCTAgacaattctttttttaattacaatACAATAAATACCATGAATGAATATGAGAATTTAAACAATAGAAAAGATaatgtactttttttttcttttttagtgtAATTAATAATCGAGATTAATATAtcaattgaattaaattatagTTACATGAGTAAAAATTTCAAAcaactattaataaataatattatggTTAATCAACTTTTTGCAAGAATGGAAAACGGTTCAAGTGGTTAAGTCATCTATTATTTCCTAATTTGAGTTTAAATTAAAAACATCATTTATGAGATATCTAACCCTTTCTTTTGtctaaataaaaaaagtaaaaagaaaaccaaaatgAAGGGAAACGTTGGAGATATagagaaagagaagggaaatggccaaaaagaaaaaacccaaTTGCTCCAGCAGAGAGGCAGCATTTGTTCATGGCGTCTTTAGTTTTTGTATTTGTAATCGCTGTAAAAGATTCTGTGTAACAAAGTCAGAAGACCccaatatgaatatgaattatgagtagggggggggggggggggggggggggcataGAAAACAGCTGGTTTTTTAATTGAAGTGGTGAAAGAGTAAGAAGAAGTTTTTGGAGCAACAAGACTTCcatttcttcctcttttcttctttgtgGGGTCTCTAGTTTTTCTCTATTGATGACAGCCTCAATAACAGCCTGGAAAGTTTAGTGTGGTAGCTGCACTAAAAAACCTCTGCTCAAGGGCCCTTTCATGCCGGGATTACTgccttctcttcttcttcttcttcttcttcttcccttctcCGGGTTCTTCCTCTCTGATTCCCATTTCCCTAAATACCCATTTCaacatctttttctcttcttcatcaGGTACACATTTTCCGTTTCTTATTTCTCTCTTTGTTTTTTCACAAGTCCAATCCTGGTTTAGATTCTTGTGGTCTTCAATGGAGTTCCAGCTTCTGTACTGAAATTGTGTTTTATCTCTGGATTTGTGAAATGGGCATTGTGGGATAGATTCAAAAGGAGGTGGGTTTTGAGGATTTTGTATTTTGGATTTGTGTTTGCAGATCGGAAGAGAGGCTGTTGGGGTCTGTTCTTAGAAGTTTAGGAAGATTAGTAAGACCTTGATTTTGTTGTTTATTGTGGTTTTAGGATCTGGGTCATTGAAATTGGTGAAAATGAAGTTTGTTTCCATGTCTATGGTTCTGTCTTTGGTCTTGTTCATGTGTATTGGATCTTACGCCTCTTTCACTCCCATTGATAACTATTTGATATCGTGTGGTTCTACACAAAACA encodes:
- the LOC103495050 gene encoding uncharacterized protein LOC103495050, which produces MDRRHFAILCHLLRIIAGLTLTEVIDVEEMVAMFFHILTHDVKNRVLQRKFMRSGETLSRHFNMVFFVVIRLHDELLKKSQPVPNDCTYQRWRWFEVPKGNYQRNCTYRCNLTINSCDILIVQCDHNYYHLVDVKYPNVEGFLASYRGQRYHLQQWSGAKNAPLTSKEFFNMKHSSAHNVIERVFNILKGREMTNFDITDDIYEVDFTHVTTADDDIHYTENFNEWSQWRDELSEEMFSDWELRNQ